The genomic segment AGATGGAATTATGAAAGTCTATCGCTGGAAAAATGCTTTAGCTCAATCCAGTAATACGATCTCTTATTTTAATTCCGAAGCGTTAGAGTTTTTATTTGATCTGCCATTTTGTCTTGATAGTGATCACGCCGAAGGTTTAGAACTGTTTAATAGTTTAGGACAGCCCGGTTTATTAGTAGTTTATGATTCCCCCAATTCTAAGCGAATTGTATCGGAACGGGAAATCTTGACAGATATTTTCCGATTGTCTAATTTTTCTAAATAGGGAATAAAATACAAAAAAACCCAGTTTACAGGATTTAAAACTGGGTTTTTATTTTACGGAACAATAGGCTTTAAGGAGTGATTAACCCTAATTCATTTGGCTAGGAAAACCGGGTTGTGAATCTGTAGGAGAATGGGGTTCAATTAAACCGGGTCTTGAGTTATCGTCAGAGTTTTGTTGGTTCATCTGATTGGAAGAGGGATTAGAATTCATCGGACTGTTGGTAGAATCATTCCGTTGATTCGTAGAGGGATTAGAATTCATCGGACGGTTGATGGAATTATTGCGCCAAGGTTGTTGTTGGGGATTAACTCGTTCAGATTGAGAATCAACATCTCGCAAATCTGAGGGAGAGTCTACATCAAATATTTCTTGATTGGTGCTATTGCGATCATTGGTATTCATCCGATCATTAGTATTCATCCGATCATTGGTATTCATCCGATCCATTGAAGAGTTATTGCGTTGTTGAGGAGTAACTCGTTCAGATTGAGAATCAACATCTCGCGCATCGGAAGGAGAATCTAAGTCTTGGGTATTCGAGGGTTGGCTATTATCAAATTGACTGATTTGTTGGGGGTTTTGAGAATTTTGACTTAAACTATTTTGAAGATTCGTTGGCATTAAAACCCGATTAATCCCATGAATTATACCATTGGTCGCTTCCATATCCGGTTGAACAACGCTGGCATTATTAACAATAACCCGATCCGGTGCTACACGAACTGCAAGTCCACCTGCGAGACTATCAATGCCTCCATCAGCCATTTGATTAGAAGGAACTTCACCTTCAATGACATGATAAGATAAAACCTGTTTTAATACTTCTTTATTTTCAGGCTGCATTAACATTTCTAAGGTTCCAGCCGGTAGTGATGCAAAGGCTTCATCTGTTGGAGCAAAGACAGTATAGGAACCGTCACCTGTCAATATATTTTCTAGTCCGGCTGCTCTAACAGCTTGAATAAAAGTATTATATTGACCGTTAGAATTAGCAACAGAAAGAATATTCTGGGATGACCCCATATTCTGCTGCATTTGGGGACTATTCTGTGTTCCTGAGTCAGGAGATTGCATCTGCGCTCTAGCGGGAACCTGGGCTAAAAAGCCTAAGCTGGCAATACCTAAAACAGCAATACTGTGGGTATAAAAACGATTGAATGCCATGATTTTAAACTCCGCCAAAATTTGTTTCTTTCCTTACTGTATAAAGGGGAGTTTAATTCGCCATCCAGCCGAGGACATATCACTCTTGAAATAGGCTTTTTGATGTGGAATTTAGAGTTTTTTGAGGAATAATATTCTTAAGGTTTTCCATTGCGATTCCGTTTTTTAGCGATCGCATCTAAAATAGCTTGTTCTGCGGGGGTCATTTCACCGTCTATTTGAGCAATTCGCTCACATTGAACTAATAGAGGCGTGACAAAATCAGGATGCAGTTGTTCTAATAAATTCTCTAAGGAAATCGGTGTTTCTAAATAAGTCGAGATCGCTTTTATCGCTTCAGGACTCAGATGAGCTTGTTCTAATTCAGGAATCAGATCAGACTTTGATTTATCGGGATAAGACGCTAAAATCATCTGAGCTAAAATTTGATCCATTACCTGTTGTTGATGACTGGCAAATTTCCAATAATCTTGACTTTCCTGTTGAAAGCTCTGAACCGTTAATTCTGTTGTCTGAGGATGCAGTTTGGTTTCATAAAATCGACAAGCAATATAACCTAAACCATAAAGCAAAATTGCATTAGAAGAAGCTCCAATAACCGCCCCTAAACCGGGAATAATTTCGACCCATTCTAAACCCGTTTGGATCGCTACAGA from the Planktothrix tepida PCC 9214 genome contains:
- a CDS encoding fasciclin domain-containing protein, with amino-acid sequence MAFNRFYTHSIAVLGIASLGFLAQVPARAQMQSPDSGTQNSPQMQQNMGSSQNILSVANSNGQYNTFIQAVRAAGLENILTGDGSYTVFAPTDEAFASLPAGTLEMLMQPENKEVLKQVLSYHVIEGEVPSNQMADGGIDSLAGGLAVRVAPDRVIVNNASVVQPDMEATNGIIHGINRVLMPTNLQNSLSQNSQNPQQISQFDNSQPSNTQDLDSPSDARDVDSQSERVTPQQRNNSSMDRMNTNDRMNTNDRMNTNDRNSTNQEIFDVDSPSDLRDVDSQSERVNPQQQPWRNNSINRPMNSNPSTNQRNDSTNSPMNSNPSSNQMNQQNSDDNSRPGLIEPHSPTDSQPGFPSQMN